The Opitutales bacterium ASA1 genome window below encodes:
- a CDS encoding Gfo/Idh/MocA family oxidoreductase, which translates to MSRLPRREFLKKSALATAALTAFSPRLVRAAAPDKVNLACVGIGNRGRDVVKELHATGLANIVALCDTELEAPHTQDILRQFPDVPRFTDFRRMFDKLGKQFDAVCISTPDFSHFPVAMLAMSQGKHVYCEKPAGQTFREIALMMAAEKKYGVAAQMGNQGHSEANYFQFKAWTEAGVIRNVTKITTFMNSRRRWHGMTVDGPLPAETVPAALDWDAWLSASPTRDFNKGYLNGEWRSWYHLGNGALGDWGAHIFDTAHEFLRLGLPTEIEPKLEGWSPFIFPQASTLAFRFPARGALPPCELTWYDGLTNLPPLPENMGTAVVDPNIPPPSSGTIDTKVQPPGKVIYGEGMTFKGGSHGSTLQILGPAAADLKLPEVPRSPSNHFKNFLLACKGEEKCRSSFAVAGPLCQTMALGIISQRYNAKLTFDPVSRRITNHAEADAMLDGLPPRAGWEQYYRL; encoded by the coding sequence ATGTCCCGTCTTCCTCGCCGCGAATTCCTGAAGAAGAGTGCGTTGGCCACCGCCGCCCTCACCGCGTTCTCCCCGCGTCTCGTCCGCGCCGCCGCTCCGGACAAGGTCAACCTCGCCTGCGTCGGCATCGGCAACCGCGGTCGCGACGTCGTCAAGGAACTTCACGCCACCGGCCTCGCCAACATCGTGGCACTCTGCGACACCGAACTCGAAGCGCCGCACACGCAGGACATCCTGCGCCAGTTCCCCGACGTGCCCCGCTTCACCGACTTCCGCCGGATGTTCGACAAACTGGGGAAGCAGTTCGATGCGGTGTGCATCTCCACGCCCGACTTCTCCCATTTCCCCGTCGCCATGCTCGCGATGTCGCAGGGCAAGCACGTGTATTGCGAGAAACCCGCGGGCCAGACCTTCCGCGAAATCGCCCTGATGATGGCGGCCGAGAAGAAATACGGCGTCGCCGCCCAGATGGGCAACCAAGGCCACTCCGAGGCGAACTACTTCCAGTTCAAGGCCTGGACCGAGGCGGGCGTCATCCGCAACGTCACCAAGATCACGACTTTCATGAACTCGCGCCGCCGCTGGCACGGCATGACTGTGGACGGCCCGCTCCCCGCCGAGACCGTGCCCGCCGCGCTGGACTGGGACGCGTGGCTCTCGGCGTCACCGACCCGCGACTTCAACAAAGGCTATCTGAACGGCGAATGGCGCTCCTGGTACCACCTCGGCAACGGCGCGCTCGGCGACTGGGGCGCGCACATCTTCGACACCGCCCACGAATTTCTCCGGCTCGGCCTGCCCACCGAGATCGAGCCGAAGCTCGAAGGCTGGAGCCCGTTCATCTTCCCGCAGGCCTCTACCCTCGCCTTCCGCTTCCCCGCCCGGGGTGCCTTGCCGCCTTGCGAACTGACCTGGTACGATGGCCTGACCAACCTCCCGCCGCTCCCGGAAAACATGGGGACCGCGGTCGTGGACCCCAACATTCCCCCGCCGTCCTCCGGCACGATCGACACGAAGGTCCAGCCTCCGGGCAAGGTGATCTACGGTGAGGGCATGACCTTCAAGGGCGGCAGCCACGGCTCCACGCTCCAGATCCTCGGCCCTGCCGCCGCGGACCTGAAGCTGCCCGAAGTGCCCCGCAGCCCCTCGAACCATTTCAAGAACTTCCTGCTCGCGTGCAAAGGCGAGGAGAAGTGCCGCTCGTCGTTCGCCGTCGCCGGCCCGCTTTGTCAGACGATGGCCCTCGGCATCATCAGCCAGCGCTACAACGCCAAGCTGACCTTCGACCCCGTTTCTCGGCGCATCACCAACCACGCCGAAGCGGACGCCATGCTCGACGGCCTCCCGCCCCGCGCCGGCTGGGAACAATACTACCGCCTCTGA